The Malassezia japonica chromosome 8, complete sequence genome includes a window with the following:
- the TFB3 gene encoding TFIIH/NER complex subunit (EggNog:ENOG503NYAM; BUSCO:EOG092649XV; COG:O), translating into MRAAPSQGKSRAQAISGIGRGAVGQSQITDKSGRITEYWSEDDKCPICKTDRYLSPRLRLMVSPCYHKMCESCIDRLFSLGPAACPVCGQIVRKQQFSAQTFQDLRVEEEVTIRKRVAKLFNRKPDDFPSLKAYNDYLEEFEEITFNLVNKIDVEHTQQRLAQYEALNKSVIAAHQQQREQESEMQLQADQEARNERALRAQRVRAEQEREQQEREEEEKEIVAELAKGRSIEDVMRDREKRMEARTREAQKREREEQQRLQEYEEQLKAKRRAVPKTKQSPAEMELVREIALSDYDGAFATIDDGAALAPPRAAPASLGGLGTSADGYVDPWLKPELATKQAAAQYRAGGYDWQHQVWQRGLSAACDALALRPARRA; encoded by the coding sequence atgcgcgccgctccgtCCCAGGGCAagtcgcgtgcgcaggcgaTCTCGGGCATCGGCCGCGGGGCCGTGGGCCAGTCGCAGATCACAGACAAGAGCGGGAGGATTACCGAGTACTGGTCGGAGGACGACAAGTGCCCGATCTGCAAGACAGACCGCTACCTGTCGCCGCGCCTCCGGCTGATGGTGAGCCCGTGCTACCACAAAATGTGCGAGTCGTGCATCGACCGCCTCTTTTCGCTGGGCCCGGCTGCATGCCCGGTGTGCGGGCAGATTGTGCGCAAGCAGCAGTTCAGTGCACAGACCTTCCAGGACCTGCGCGTTGAGGAGGAAGTGACGATCCGGAAACGAGTGGCCAAACTCTTTAACCGGAAGCCGGACGACTTTCCCTCGCTCAAGGCGTACAATGACTACCTCGAGGAGTTTGAAGAGATCACCTTTAACCTCGTCAACAAGATCGACGTGGAACATacccagcagcgcctcgcgcagtaCGAGGCACTGAACAAGTCTGTcattgcggcgcaccagcagcagcgcgagcaggagTCGGAGATGCAGCTGCAGGCCGACCAGGAGGCGCGgaacgagcgtgcgctgcgtgcacagcgcgtgcgtgcggagcaggagcgcgagcagcaaGAGCGCGAGGAAGAAGAAAAGGAaatcgtcgccgagctcgccaaagGGCGCAGCATCGAGGACGTGATGCGCGACCGCGAGAAGCGCATGGaggcgcgtacgcgcgaggcgcagaaacgcgagcgcgaggagcagcagcgtctCCAAGAGTacgaggagcagctcaAGGCCAAGCGGCGGGCCGTGCCCAAGACGAAGCAGTCGCCCGCCGAGATGGAGCTAGTGCGGGAGATAGCGCTCTCGGACTATGATGGTGCCTTTGCGACGATTgacgacggcgctgcgctcgcgccgccccgcgcggcgcctgcctcgctcggcggcctcggcacctCTGCCGACGGTTACGTCGACCCCTGGCTCAAGCCCGAGCTGGCGACAAagcaggccgcggcgcagtaCCGCGCGGGCGGCTACGACTGGCAGCACCAAGTGTGGCAGCGCGGATTGagtgctgcgtgcgacgcgctaGCGCTGCGgcctgcacgccgcgcctaG
- the COX10_3 gene encoding heme o synthase (COG:H; COG:I; TransMembrane:9 (i139-158o170-191i212-233o239-256i263-282o294-320i341-360o366-384i396-415o); EggNog:ENOG503NXTP) has protein sequence MVHSAAWVARVPLTATRCVRRAALPSASSAWAPIYPPVVLARRWYAAPKSDVDRMQDMPSAPAFFATNAAEPTHRATVAKEVTEKYRPATDDPLCVQVVQNDAVPSTLVGAPPPGFAPQKPSTIARTVRVYRQLAKSRLTFLVVLSGMMGYALCPAAYATTTALPAVVRLLALAGGMTLCSTSANTLNQIIEAPYDAQMARTKARPLPRRAITPAHAFGLAAVSATAGVSILAALINPLTAALGAANIVLYSFIYTPMKRLSIANTWVGALVGALPPLMGWASCTGTLDQPTDAAAWVLAGILFAWQFPHFNALSHVTGNEYARGGYRMMAVTNPALNRRVAMRYALALIPLCSVALPLTQTVQPMWYALLSLVPNLTMLYYTFRFWRWPSEKTARACFWFSLFHLPAVMLLAMACKKDLWTKEKTEPVQ, from the coding sequence ATGGTgcacagcgccgcgtgggtcgcgcgcgtgcccCTGACGGCTACACGATGTgtacggcgtgccgcgttGCCCTCTGCAAGCAGTGCGTGGGCGCCGATATACCCCCCCGtcgtgcttgcgcgccgGTGGTACGCAGCGCCCAAGAGCGACGTCGACCGGATGCAGGACATGCCGTCCGCCCCTGCGTTCTTCGCGACGAACGCGGCGGAGCCTACGCATAGAGCGACGGTCGCCAAGGAAGTCACGGAAAAGTACCGCCCTGCGACGGACGATCCCCTGTGTGTGCAGGTCGTGCAGAACGACGCGGTGCcctcgacgctcgtcggcgcgccgccgcccgggTTTGCGCCGCAGAAGCCGAGCACCAtcgcgcgcacggtgcGTGTGTACcgccagctcgccaagTCGCGCCTCACCTTTTTGGTGGTGCTGTCTGGGATGATGGGCTACGCACTTTGCCCTGCGGCGTACGCCACGACCACGGCCCTGCcggccgtcgtgcgcctccttgcgctcgccggcggcatgacgctgtgctcgacgagcgccaaTACGCTGAACCAGATCATCGAGGCGCCGTACGATGCGCAGATGGCACGCACAAAGGCGCGGCCCCTCCCCCGCCGCGCCATTACACCCGCGCACGCTTTTGGCCTGGCGGCCGtcagcgcgacggccggcgtgtcgatcctcgccgcgctcatCAACCCCCtgacggcggcgctgggtGCGGCCAACATTGTGCTGTACTCGTTTATCTACACGCCGATGAAGCGCCTGAGCATTGCGAATACGtgggtcggcgcgctggtcggcgcgctgccgccgctgaTGGGCTGGGCGTCGTgcaccggcacgctcgaccagccgacggacgccgccgcgtgggTGCTCGCCGGCATCCTCTTTGCGTGGCAATTTCCCCACTTTAACGCACTCTCACACGTCACCGGCAACGAGTATGCCCGCGGCGGCTACCGCATGATGGCCGTGACGAATCCCGCACTGAACCGCCGCGTGGCGATGCGgtacgcgctcgcgctgatTCCGCTATGCTCGGTGGCGCTGCCCCTCACGCAGACGGTGCAGCCGATGTGGTACGCGCTCCTGTCGCTCGTGCCGAACCTCACCATGCTCTACTACACCTTCCGCTTctggcgctggccgagcgaaaagacggcgcgcgcgtgtTTCTGGTTTAGCCTGTTTCACCTGCCCGCCGTGATGCTCCTGGCGATGGCCTGCAAGAAGGACCTATGGACGAAGGAGAAAACGGAGCCTGTACAGTAG